A genomic region of Manihot esculenta cultivar AM560-2 chromosome 15, M.esculenta_v8, whole genome shotgun sequence contains the following coding sequences:
- the LOC110602279 gene encoding transcription termination factor MTEF1, chloroplastic, with the protein MPAAAATALHSTFCFSSQKPAPSHSPSPSNSHQPNAHLSAKPKSLLHKHPLYTPAQVNVPFQIKEKILCLEIMGVDSGKALSQNPSLHSASLDSIHSIISFLQSKGIHHKDLARIFGMCPQILTSNIKTDLNPVFQFLSHELKVPENKFRRVINKCPRLLVSSARDQLKPCLFYLQRLGFKDLGALAYQDSVLLVSNVEKTLIPKLKYLESIGFSRDEAVGMVLRCPALFTFSVENNFIPKFEYFSEEIKGKLEELKEFPQYFAFSLENRIKPRHMEIIQSGVAMALPTMLKSTDEEFRELLRQAAG; encoded by the coding sequence ATGCCAGCTGCAGCAGCAACAGCTTTACACTCTACTTTCTGCTTCTCTTCCCAGAAACCGGCACCTTCACACTCACCCTCACCCTCAAATTCCCATCAACCGAACGCCCACTTATCAGCAAAACCCAAAAGCCTCCTTCACAAGCATCCACTCTATACACCAGCTCAGGTTAACGTTCCTTtccaaattaaagaaaagatcCTATGCCTTGAAATCATGGGCGTTGATTCTGGCAAGGCATTATCCCAAAATCCTTCTCTCCACTCAGCCTCTCTAGATTCTATTCATTCCATAATCTCTTTTCTCCAATCCAAAGGTATCCACCATAAGGACTTGGCTAGGATTTTTGGTATGTGCCCTCAAATCCTTACCTCTAATATCAAAACTGACCTCAACCCAGTTTTCCAATTCCTATCCCATGAGCTCAAAGTCccagaaaataaatttagaagGGTCATCAACAAATGCCCAAGACTGCTTGTTTCTAGTGCCAGAGACCAGCTTAAACCATGCCTTTTTTATCTCCAAAGGCTGGGGTTCAAAGATTTGGGAGCTTTGGCTTATCAAGACTCGGTTTTGTTGGTTTCTAATGTTGAGAAGACCTTGATTCCTAAGTTGAAGTACTTGGAGAGTATTGGGTTTTCAAGAGATGAGGCTGTGGGCATGGTTTTGAGGTGCCCAGCATTGTTTACTTTTAGTGTTGAGAACAATTTTATCCCAAAATTTGAGTACTTCTCTGAGGAAATAAAGGGGAAATTAGAGGAGTTGAAGGAGTTCCCTCAatattttgcttttagtttgGAAAACAGGATAAAGCCAAGACACATGGAGATTATTCAAAGTGGGGTTGCAATGGCTTTGCCAACTATGCTTAAGAGCACTGATGAAGAGTTCAGGGAGCTGCTAAGGCAAGCGGCTGGATAA